A stretch of the Fusarium musae strain F31 chromosome 2, whole genome shotgun sequence genome encodes the following:
- a CDS encoding hypothetical protein (EggNog:ENOG41) — protein MKRFLQIPTRSLTRRLFSQSISQASSRLYKALNPGTSEIRLLKIPPNPSSEFELVTVSLDDEPKYAALSYLWGDPEKYGQVTIKGNTVKIPDNLASAFLCVLSDESFRSQSHVRYLWADAICINQNDLDERSQQVQLMRRIFQRAHVTFAWVGPKDYSLAFETIKTITEEIYENTPRENAPYKTKFDLEWLRRHPTLCIDRGSDLPNNHLNDPWSAVADFLQHQYWQRVWIFQEIVLAEQLVFISSGEANLSWSMLRDTPQSIISVARDKKPDFLPDTAWNLLSNPMSWGKLSWLFLAQARSKIPDPDGFKGWAVSTFAANLQATDDRDYIYGLLGVSGIPITPDYSPKNTTSQVYIKYIAGWLKAARTQQTMHVHSPLAFLSLAGTGEYSHSDLPSWVPNFRNKKEASSPWCYSASNFRPTDEGDTTSSPAHRACYPYVVEETQSLFSWGKDMGHITLSTNCCHDSDPQILASFMSFANSFTTRNSKYVTGIPAAQAIIRLLSMGKTRKVSQDLVDHSLNLAMLITYFNMSKSQTVTKTWSSNWDHDLLNMAFSPSELAPMKVRLNVVEEISSWSLERRRKAVSGIMPVLYNYRFFETSQGYLGAVDFDVLGGDRLCILWGYKEPVILRPDATDRYTFVGPAYAVDVNTENTIPSLRSQGQWFELR, from the coding sequence ATGAAGCGCTTTCTACAAATCCCCACCCGCTCTCTCACCCGTCGATTATTCTCACAATCCATAAGTCAAGCCTCTTCACGCTTATACAAAGCTCTCAACCCCGGGACATCAGAGATTAGACTCCTCAAAATACCACCGAACCCCTCCTCAGAATTCGAACTTGTCACTGTATCTCTCGACGATGAACCCAAGTATGCGGCACTGTCCTATCTCTGGGGCGACCCCGAAAAATATGGCCAGGTCACGATCAAAGGAAACACCGTCAAAATCCCGGATAACTTGGCTTCAGCCTTTCTCTGCGTTTTAAGCGATGAATCTTTCCGATCACAGTCACATGTCAGGTACCTTTGGGCTGATGCAATTTGCATCAACCAGAACGATCTTGATGAGAGATCTCAACAAGTTCAGCTTATGCGTCGTATCTTCCAACGCGCGCATGTCACGTTTGCCTGGGTCGGCCCAAAAGATTATTCTCTCGCTTTTGAAACTATCAAAACAATCACGGAGGAGATATACGAGAATACTCCCAGGGAAAATGCTCCATATAAGACAAAATTCGATCTCGAATGGTTGCGGCGGCATCCTACGCTTTGTATCGACAGAGGTTCCGATTTACCAAACAACCACTTAAACGATCCTTGGTCTGCTGTAGCCGATTTCTTACAACACCAATATTGGCAACGAGTTTGGATATTCCAAGAGATTGTTCTCGCAGAACAACTTGTCTTCATCAGTTCAGGGGAAGCTAATCTTTCTTGGTCTATGCTTCGTGATACTCCGCAAAGTATAATTTCTGTCGCCAGAGACAAGAAGCCCGATTTCCTACCAGATACAGCATGGaaccttctcagcaaccCGATGTCATGGGGGAAGCTCTCATGGCTATTCCTTGCGCAAGCACGTTCCAAGATCCCGGATCCAGATGGCTTCAAAGGGTGGGCTGTGTCAACTTTTGCAGCTAATTTACAGGCCACCGATGATCGAGATTATATCTATGGTCTTCTCGGAGTGTCTGGGATACCGATCACTCCTGACTATAGCCCCAAGAACACGACCTCGCAAGTCTATATCAAGTACATTGCAGGCTGGTTGAAAGCTGCACGCACACAACAAACTATGCATGTCCACAGCCCTCTTGCGTTTTTGTCCCTCGCGGGGACGGGTGAATATAGCCACTCTGATCTACCAAGCTGGGTTCCCAACTTCAGAAACAAGAAGGAAGCTTCATCACCCTGGTGTTATAGTGCTAGCAATTTTCGCCCCACCGATGAAGGTGACACGACTTCATCTCCCGCTCATCGTGCATGCTACCCTTATGTGGTCGAAGAAACACAAAGTCTGTTCAGTTGGGGTAAAGACATGGGGCATATTACTTTGTCCACGAACTGCTGTCACGATTCTGATCCACAGATCTTGGCATCTTTCATGTCTTTCGCAAACTCTTTCACTACGCGGAACTCGAAGTATGTTACAGGGATTCCGGCTGCCCAGGCTATTATCAGACTACTATCCATGGGCAAAACCAGAAAGGTCTCTCAGGACCTTGTCGATCATTCTTTAAATCTGGCCATGCTGATCACCTATTTCAATATGTCCAAGTCCCAGACTGTCACAAAAACCTGGAGCTCAAATTGGgatcatgatcttctcaacatgGCCTTTTCTCCATCAGAGCTGGCTCCCATGAAAGTCAGACTTAATGTAGTTGAAGAAATCAGCTCTTGGAGTCTCGAAAGACGAAGAAAAGCTGTGTCAGGAATCATGCCAGTACTCTACAACTACAGATTCTTCGAGACAAGTCAGGGATACTTAGGCGCAGTTGATTTTGACGTTCTGGGAGGAGATAGGCTTT